The following is a genomic window from Photobacterium sp. GJ3.
TCAGGATCTGATGAACTGCCTGTGTGGTTTGCTCGCGTTTTTGTGGCAGGACTTCATATTCAAAGAGTTCCCCAACAAGTGTAAGCAGCATGTCCACAGAAGACAGGCTTGGCGCTACAAGTGAGATGTTCATAAGTCAACCTTAGTTGTTCGGTGTTATGGCATTGTAGTGATTCGCTTTAGCTAAGTGGTTATACGAATAACCCACACCACATGTCTATAAGTGAAGACCGTGAAAGTGGAGAAATGTTCTACTTTTTGAGCTTAGTGGCAGTTCAGGGAAACCGATGTAAAAATTTGTGATCAGGGGTTGCAATGAGTGATATCCCTCCAGCCTTGCTGTGCAGGCCGCTGGCGAAAATTTCGTCATCCTCACCCGGCAGCGCGGTCCGATCTTGCTGAACCGAGCATCTTGGTCAGACTTGCGTATATAATGGCGTTTTTGCAACACGTGGAGCCAGCCATGCGGCTTGATAAGTTTTTAAGTACGGCTTTGGGAATTACCCGTAAAGAAGCCGGTAAGCTATTAAAAGAAAAAAGAATTGAAGTAAATGAGGCAGTCGTGAAAAACGGCGCGCTCAAAGTCACACCAGACTGCGAAGTGACTTTTGATGACCATCCGCTTCAGATGACTGGCCCGAAATATCTGATGCTGAATAAGCCGCAGGGATACGTCTGCTCACATGTGGATGACTTTAACCCGACTGTTTACGTCTTACTGGATGAGGTTAGTCCGGAGAAACTGCATGTGGCAGGTCGCCTGGATGCGGATACAACGGGTTTGGTGTTGCTGACAGATGACGGTCAGTGGTCTCACCGCATCACATCTCCGCGTCATGTCTGTGAAAAAGTGTATTACGTGGAAACTGCTGATCCGATTCCGGAAAGCGCCATTGCCGCCTTTGCGGAAGGCGTCCAGCTTCGGGGTGAGAAAGAACTGACGCGTCCGGCGAAGCTTGAAATTCTGGGTGAGCGCGAAGCCATGATCACGATTTCTGAAGGAAAATACCATCAGGTGAAGCGGATGTTTGCGGCCATTGGAAACAAAGTGGAAGCGTTGCACCGGGAGCAGGTGGGTGCTGTGGGGCTGGATGAGACGCTGGAACCGGGTGAATATCGCCCGTTGACTGAAGAAGAAATCGCCAGTTTCTGACGCGAATGAAGTCTGCCCGAATGGCGCTGGATTTCTGTAGAGTCCAGCGCTATTGATGTTTGAGGGACTGGATTGCTGTCTGCACAGGCAAATAAACAATTTGAAAAACTTCACTCTCAGGCAAGAACCGTGAAATTTTTGGGATGTTTTTTGATCTTACGGACCATATAGCTCACAATTATTTGCTATCACACCGTCGAAAGAAAGTTATCATTTCCTGTCAGGAAAGATTCGCGTAGCGAAAATTGTCGTACAATCACATTCTTTCCCTTTTATCTTCTATTAAGTGGTTTATGAGTAAATCTGACAGTCCAGGCCTGAGTTTCACATTAATTCTGATCCTTGGTGCGATTGCCGCGCTGACCCCCCTTGCGATTGATATGTATCTTCCTGCGATGCCAACCATCGCGAAAGACCTTGGGGTGACACCAAGTTCGGTTCAGGTCACGTTAACGGCTTATACAGCCGGATTTGCAATTGGCCAGTTAATTCATGGCCCACTGTCAGACAGTTATGGCCGACGTCCGGTCCTGATCATTGGTGTGATTCTGTTTGCGCTTGCTGCGGTTGTCAGTGCTCTGAGCCATGATATTACTGAGCTGACCTGGATCCGTGCCGCTCAGGGTTTCGCCGGCGCTTCTGCCGCTGTCATCATTCAGGCGCTGGTGCGCGATATGTTTGAGCGCGAAGAGTTCGCCCGGACCATGTCTTTCGTCACGCTGGTGATGACAGTCGCCCCACTGGCTGCGCCATTAATCGGGGGCTATTTGTCCGTCTGGCTGGGATGGCGCTCGATTTTCTGGTTCCTTGCGTTGTTTTCGGTCATCGTGATTCTGGCGGTTCTGAAAATGATCCCGGAGACGTTACCGGCAGAAAAACGCCTGCCATTCCATTTAGGGTCAACGCTGCGAAACTATGCCCGTATGCTGACTTCACGCCCTGCCTTAGGCTTAGTGATGAGCAGCGGTTTCTCATTCTCTGGCATGTTTGTGTTCCTGACTGTGGGCTCTTTTGTTTATATCGATCTTTACCACGTCAGCACAGAAAACTTCGGCTTACTGTTTGGCTTGAACGTTGTGTGTCTGATCGTGATGACAACGCTGAACGGCAAACTGGTCCGGAAAATGGGGTCGCACTATATGCTGCGACTGGGCCTGAACATTCAGCTGATTGCCGGGATCGGGCTGGTGGTCGGACAGATTCTGGATCTGGGGCTTTGGGGCACTGTGATTCCTGTGATGTTGTTTGTGGGTGCCATTTCGACGGTTGCCAGTAATTCGATGGCTTGTTTATTAGCCAAATACCCGCATATGGCAGGTACAGCGTCTTCTCTGGCTGGTACAATGCGCTTCGGAACGGGGACGGTTGTCGGTGGTGTGGCTGCCTTAATGCCGGATACATCGGCCTGGCCGCTGGCGGGGACAATGGCAGCCTGTGCAATCCTTGCGTCACTGTTCTACTGGACGATGTCGAAAGACGCCTGATGGCATTAACACAGCAGAAAGAAAATCAATTGTATGGCTGAGTTTTATCAAGAGCTGAATCAACTGGTGAATGACGGTCTGTCAGCTTTGCAGACCTCGATTGCCGAGGGTAAAACACCGAATAACCCGGTGAGTGAAACGCACTTTATGAGTGCCTGGATTACCAAAGTCATCAAGCAACAGCGTTATGATCATTGTGTGGCGAAAACGCTGGCTGGCTGGCAGCAACAAGCCCGGAGTATGGGCAAGCAAGCGCAGCTGAAGCAAAAATTTGAGCATATTGCCTGGACTTTGTCGGGTGTGCTGAATGAAGCGGGGCAAACGAAGCCGCTGACACAGCAAGCTGTGCAGCACTGGTATCAGGCCCTTGAAGATGCGGGCTGGATGATCACCACAGAATACGAAGTGGATCGGAAAGTCACGCATCACACAGACGGACAGGCTTCGTTGGTGGTGTGCGCCAAGCAGGCAAGTACGGCATTTGAAGACGACACACTGAACAAAGCTTTGTCTGTGTATGTGCGGGGTAACAGCCAGCAATGTATCGATTTGGCTTATCAGTGTGGGTTGTTGCTGTATAAGGTGACCGATTATAAGTCTCTGGTGAAATACCATGGTGAATACCGGCTATATCCGGCAAATGCCGGGAACCATTTGCCGGAATTACCGACTCGCTTGAAAGACTGAGCAACACAGAAGAATGCAGCATCTGGCTGCATTTCTTTTGCCATCAATAATCATGATCCATGAGCGTATGACCGATAGTCTTCGCATCTTATTTTGTGTGATTTCACCACGGGGACGTTGCAGAAAGTGAATTGTGCTAAAATATTGAAAAATTTATATAAATCAATACCTTTTCGCTTGTGATTCTTCCCGGCCATTTTACACTAATCGTTCTTTCATCAATGGGTGTTACGACATGAGTTCTTCCCAGTCTGCTGTGCCATTTATTGAATGGGCTTTTGTGCGTCGCCTGATGGCGATTGCATTGCCCATTGCGTTGCAAATCGCATTGTTTTCCAGCCGGAGTCTGGTCGATATCCTCATGCTGGGTCAGCTCAATGAGTTGGATGTCGCTGCAATCGGCATTGCGGGCCGGGCTTTATTCGTCGTCACCATTATGCTGATTGGTGTCACAACCGGTGGGGCAATGCTGTCCGCACAGTACTGGGGGGCTGGGAATGCCCGCGGTCTGAAGCAAAGCGTGGCACTGACTTTGCTGATGACGACAGTGGTTGCTGGTTTGTCGGCACTGGTCTTCGTTCTGATGCCGCAGCAGGTGATTGGCGTTGCGACCGATCATCCTGAAGTGATCGCCCGTGGCGCGGAGTATTTGCAGATCACCGCAATCAGCCTCTTTGCTATCGCCTGGGGAAGCAGTGTCTCGGTTGGCTTGCGCGCCATGCATCAGCCGGGCATCAGCACCTTTTTCAGTACGGTCGGGATTGCGCTGAATCTGTTCCTGAATTGGGTGCTGATTTTCGGCAATCTGGGGATGCCGGCTTACGGAATTGTTGGCGCAGCCTGGGCAACAGCGATCAGCGGGCTGGTCGAAATCGTCCTGCTGTTTGGCTATCTGCATTTTAAACGTCACCTGACTGCGCTGACTTGGTCAGTGTTTCCAGAGGTGATGGACATGCAGATGATCAAACGTTTTCTGAAACTCTCTTTACCCACCACCTTGAATCATCTGGCCTGGTCGGGCGGCATCTTTATGTACCACGCCATTATCGGTCAGGCAGGTGTCGACGGGCTGGTGGCGCTGTCGGTGATGACGCCGATTGAATCACTGGCGCTGGCGTTGCTGATTGGTATTTCAAATGCGTCTGCGGTTCTGATCGGTAATCATTTGGGCGGCAACCGGATGGAGGAGGCTTACCGTCAGGCCTGGGCTGTCGTTGTGCTGAATCTGGCTTGTGGGATTGTGATTGCCGGGGGCATGTTGCTGATCCGGGATCCGATTCTGGATCTGTTCGCCGCAATGACACCACAAACCCGCGAATTAACAGAACATTTCTTTCTGATTTTCTGCATGGCGATGATTGTCAAAAGCCTGCCGATGGCGATGATCGTGGGCGTGCTCCGTGCCGGGGGTGATATTCGGTTCTGTTTTTATCAGGATCTGGGCGCGCAATGGCTGATCGGTATTCCGTTAACAGCATTTTGTGCCCTGATACTCAAGTTCCCGCTGGAGTGGCTGTACGCCATGCTGATGCTGGAAGAGTTTGTGAAAACTGCCGCTTCGACCTTGCGGATTCGTTCCAGAGCATGGATGAACAATCTGGTGGCTGATGAATCTCAAACCAGCCAGAACCCCGCCTGACCCAAACCAGTACGCTTTGCGACAGACATCATCACAGCCCAGTATGTGCCGGGCTGTTTCAATCTTCTCCCGGTTGTTAACTCCTTCACACTCCTGTGAAATGCCAATACAGCATATCTGTGATGTTTTCAGCCCAGGATTCATTTCAAACAAAATGATGCGGTGATCCGGCAATTAAATTGTGCTTTCTTGGCTTCCTTTTCTATTCGTTAGTCACCGTCAGACACGCCTGTTTGAAAGGCGTGACATGGCTTGGAAGAACAACAACGTCAGAAAAGGATAGAGATCATGGGAACTGCCGCAGCAAGTAATAAATTACAGTACGGATATCCAACACCTGGACCGCAAAGCCCAACCGGGCAAAAGGTGATGGATCATGTATTTTTCCTGTCGAATGCTGAGTGGAAAAAAGCCCGGGAAGACAATGATTACGATTATGTGGTTGTCGGAACAGGATTCTGTGCCCTGGCTTTTGCAGAGCGCACGTTAGCGCGCAATCCGTTTGCCCGGATTCTGATGATCGAACGCGGACCGTTCTTTTTACCGGAGCACTTCCAGAACCTGCCGTTACCATTCAAAGATACCTTAGGTGGATTGTCTGAAACCTTTCCCTGGACCATGTCCGCCAAGAATCATCTGGGTCAGGCTGGGACCATTCACTGGCAGCACGGTATGGTTCCATTTTTCGGCGGACGGTCAACGCTCTGGAGCGCGTGGTGCCCGCGGCCGAATGATGAAGAGTTTGCTGGCTGGCCAGCCGAAACGATTGCCGCCGCACGCAATAATTTCAAATCAGCAGAGACCTTGCTCAGAGTGCAGAAAGCCGATCAGATTGATGCAGGCCGCAGTAAAACCGAGCAGGCGCTGATTTCCGGAAACCGTCCGGTTTATGGTGAACTGCAACGCACAGTGCAGCATCTGCTGGAGCAATCCGGGACCTCGGTGAACGGCATCTACCGGACAGAAGCTGCACCGCTGGCATCTGCTTCCGAGAATATCAACGGGATTGATTTTCAGAAGTTTTCAACACCGGGCAGCATTCTGGCTCTTGCCGATCGGCAGGCAGCACTGCATGAGGCAGGCAAGGGGGCGAAGCTGGATATCGTGACCGATTGCGTGGTGGCACAAATCATTCAGCAAACGGTTGATGGTACGCCGCGTGCGACGGCACTGGAAACGTCCCGTGGTGTATTGCCGCTTGGTGCTGCACAACTGGTGCTGGCGATGGGGACTTTGCCACCCACCACGTTGCTGAGAAATTCTTTCCCGGATTATCCGGGCTTGGGTGAACGATTCTCTGCGCACTTTATCAGTTCGATTGTGGCCCGGGTGCCGAAAGCGGATCTCGATCCAAATGGTGCGTGGGGGAATCTTGAACTGGGTGCCTGTTATGTCGCAGGGGTCGCCAACAACAGTTTCGAACAGCAATATCATATTCAGTTATCTGCATTGTCGGATGACAATCCAATTGTGAACTCGTCAACCGCTTTACGTTATATGCCAGATGTTGTGGCCACGGCTTCTATGGCGCAATTACTGTCTTCAAAAGAACATGTCGTCTTTGTTTGCGCTGTGCTGGGTGAACTGGATTACACCAATCCGGGCAGTTGGTTTAAACAGAATCCGGATGACGGGGATATCACAACGAATTCTCTGCTTCAGATTGAAGAAAACGGCAGAGATAAAGAAACCTGGTCGGCGATGGATGAAGCCACATTCAGCATTTTGGAAACCGTGCTGTCGCCCAAAGGAAAATCGGCTGTCCAGTACTGGCATGGCAGCCCGGACCAGGGAGAATGGGCAGAAGCCCGTCCGAATACCCAAGCCATCCGGGTGGATGCACCGGTCCATGAAAGTTCCACACTGCATATCGGCAGTCAGCCGGATGCGCCGGTTGATCTGGATTACCGCTTCAAAGGTGCCAGCAATGTCTATGTCACCGGCGGTGCCCTCTGGCCGCAGGGTGGCTCATGGAACCCAACCCTGACAATGGTCGCACTGGCTCAGGATCTGGCGGATAAGTTGCAAAAGTAACCGTGTTCTGAAGAACCATTGAGATAAAAAAGCACTTTTCACTCTGGGAAGTGCTTTTTGCTTCACGGCCCTTTTTGTTTGTTTCCCGCGTCTGAATTGCCTTGTACTACACTTAACTCCTGAAACAGTCGTTCTGAAAATGGTTCAATTTCAGAAGGATACACATTGAATCATCCATCATTGTTCAGGATTTTGGGTCTTCGGAGGCAGGAATGTTACGACTTGTCGGGCTCTGCAAGGGATATCAGGATGGTCATGAGTACCATGCTGTGATTCAGGGGGCTGAGTTCTGTCTGGCAAGGGGCGAGCAAATTGCCTTAATGGGGGAAAGCGGGTCAGGGAAAAGTACCTTACTGAATCTGATCGCCGGGCTGGATAAGGTGGATGACGGGGAGATCTGGCTGGGTGAGACGCCGATTCACGGAATCTCTGAACGGATGCGGACGGCATTCCGGCGGCACCATATCGGATTGATTTTTCAGCAATTCAATTTATTGCCCACCTTAACAGTTCAGGACAACATTGAATTCTGCCGTCAGCTCAAAGGTCTGCCC
Proteins encoded in this region:
- the rsuA gene encoding 16S rRNA pseudouridine(516) synthase RsuA, coding for MRLDKFLSTALGITRKEAGKLLKEKRIEVNEAVVKNGALKVTPDCEVTFDDHPLQMTGPKYLMLNKPQGYVCSHVDDFNPTVYVLLDEVSPEKLHVAGRLDADTTGLVLLTDDGQWSHRITSPRHVCEKVYYVETADPIPESAIAAFAEGVQLRGEKELTRPAKLEILGEREAMITISEGKYHQVKRMFAAIGNKVEALHREQVGAVGLDETLEPGEYRPLTEEEIASF
- a CDS encoding GMC oxidoreductase; the encoded protein is MDHVFFLSNAEWKKAREDNDYDYVVVGTGFCALAFAERTLARNPFARILMIERGPFFLPEHFQNLPLPFKDTLGGLSETFPWTMSAKNHLGQAGTIHWQHGMVPFFGGRSTLWSAWCPRPNDEEFAGWPAETIAAARNNFKSAETLLRVQKADQIDAGRSKTEQALISGNRPVYGELQRTVQHLLEQSGTSVNGIYRTEAAPLASASENINGIDFQKFSTPGSILALADRQAALHEAGKGAKLDIVTDCVVAQIIQQTVDGTPRATALETSRGVLPLGAAQLVLAMGTLPPTTLLRNSFPDYPGLGERFSAHFISSIVARVPKADLDPNGAWGNLELGACYVAGVANNSFEQQYHIQLSALSDDNPIVNSSTALRYMPDVVATASMAQLLSSKEHVVFVCAVLGELDYTNPGSWFKQNPDDGDITTNSLLQIEENGRDKETWSAMDEATFSILETVLSPKGKSAVQYWHGSPDQGEWAEARPNTQAIRVDAPVHESSTLHIGSQPDAPVDLDYRFKGASNVYVTGGALWPQGGSWNPTLTMVALAQDLADKLQK
- a CDS encoding ABC transporter ATP-binding protein gives rise to the protein MLRLVGLCKGYQDGHEYHAVIQGAEFCLARGEQIALMGESGSGKSTLLNLIAGLDKVDDGEIWLGETPIHGISERMRTAFRRHHIGLIFQQFNLLPTLTVQDNIEFCRQLKGLPAQPELWRTIISALDLKPLLSRYPEEISGGQQQRAAIARALYMEPDILLADEPTGSLDERNATAVMRLLISLTAHMNCSLLLVTHSPQVAAYLNGCVMLKGGVLDAQSGL
- a CDS encoding DUF2913 family protein, producing MAEFYQELNQLVNDGLSALQTSIAEGKTPNNPVSETHFMSAWITKVIKQQRYDHCVAKTLAGWQQQARSMGKQAQLKQKFEHIAWTLSGVLNEAGQTKPLTQQAVQHWYQALEDAGWMITTEYEVDRKVTHHTDGQASLVVCAKQASTAFEDDTLNKALSVYVRGNSQQCIDLAYQCGLLLYKVTDYKSLVKYHGEYRLYPANAGNHLPELPTRLKD
- a CDS encoding MATE family efflux transporter; translation: MSSSQSAVPFIEWAFVRRLMAIALPIALQIALFSSRSLVDILMLGQLNELDVAAIGIAGRALFVVTIMLIGVTTGGAMLSAQYWGAGNARGLKQSVALTLLMTTVVAGLSALVFVLMPQQVIGVATDHPEVIARGAEYLQITAISLFAIAWGSSVSVGLRAMHQPGISTFFSTVGIALNLFLNWVLIFGNLGMPAYGIVGAAWATAISGLVEIVLLFGYLHFKRHLTALTWSVFPEVMDMQMIKRFLKLSLPTTLNHLAWSGGIFMYHAIIGQAGVDGLVALSVMTPIESLALALLIGISNASAVLIGNHLGGNRMEEAYRQAWAVVVLNLACGIVIAGGMLLIRDPILDLFAAMTPQTRELTEHFFLIFCMAMIVKSLPMAMIVGVLRAGGDIRFCFYQDLGAQWLIGIPLTAFCALILKFPLEWLYAMLMLEEFVKTAASTLRIRSRAWMNNLVADESQTSQNPA
- a CDS encoding Bcr/CflA family multidrug efflux MFS transporter; translation: MSKSDSPGLSFTLILILGAIAALTPLAIDMYLPAMPTIAKDLGVTPSSVQVTLTAYTAGFAIGQLIHGPLSDSYGRRPVLIIGVILFALAAVVSALSHDITELTWIRAAQGFAGASAAVIIQALVRDMFEREEFARTMSFVTLVMTVAPLAAPLIGGYLSVWLGWRSIFWFLALFSVIVILAVLKMIPETLPAEKRLPFHLGSTLRNYARMLTSRPALGLVMSSGFSFSGMFVFLTVGSFVYIDLYHVSTENFGLLFGLNVVCLIVMTTLNGKLVRKMGSHYMLRLGLNIQLIAGIGLVVGQILDLGLWGTVIPVMLFVGAISTVASNSMACLLAKYPHMAGTASSLAGTMRFGTGTVVGGVAALMPDTSAWPLAGTMAACAILASLFYWTMSKDA